A genomic stretch from Oryzias latipes chromosome 24, ASM223467v1 includes:
- the LOC101155815 gene encoding transforming growth factor beta-3 — MHLAKALVVLLVLHCATLSSSLSTCATVDIDHVKRKRVEAIRGQILSKLRLTSPPHSQGPSKIPYQVQALYNSTKQLLEELERNRQQSCGQDNAETEYYAKEIYKFNMIYGSPENNDLLYCPKGITSKVFHFNVSAMERNSTNLFRAELRALRVPNPSAKRNEQRIELYQIMRPNEPVRKQRYIGAKHVQTKGTPEWVSFDVTETVREWLMNPGSNLGLEISVHCPCHTFRPNGDIIDNENEVLEVKFKGVDGDEEPSRLDLDQLKRKKDLYVPHLILMMIPPHRLDAQTTRRRKRALDANYCFSNAEESCCVRRLHIDFRRDLDWKWIHEPSGYDANYCSGPCPYLRSSDTTHSSLLSLYNTLNPSASASPCCVPADLEPLTILYYSGRTPKVEQLSNMIVKSCKCS; from the exons ATGCATTTGGCTAAAGCTTTAGTGGTTCTTCTCGTCCTCCACTGCGCCACTTTGAGCTCATCCCTCTCGACCTGCGCCACCGTGGACATTGACCACGTGAAACGGAAGAGGGTTGAAGCAATACGAGGTCAAATTCTCAGCAAACTCCGACTAACGAGCCCCCCGCACTCCCAGGGACCCAGCAAGATCCCCTATCAGGTCCAGGCGCTGTACAACAGCACcaagcagctgctggaggagctggagcggAACCGGCAGCAGAGCTGCGGGCAGGACAACGCGGAGACGGAGTACTACGCCAAAGAGATCTACAAGTTCAACATGATCTACGGATCTCCAGAGAACA ACGATCTGCTCTACTGCCCAAAAGGAATCACCTCCAAGGTTTTCCACTTCAACGTGTCGGCCATGGAGAGGAACTCCACCAACCTCTTCAGGGCCGAGTTGCGAGCCCTGAGGGTCCCCAATCCAAGCGCCAAGAGGAATGAGCAGCGGATCGAGCTCTACCAG ATCATGCGGCCGAACGAGCCCGTTCGAAAGCAGCGCTACATCGGAGCCAAGCACGTGCAGACCAAAGGCACCCCGGAGTGGGTCTCCTTTGACGTCACGGAGACCGTACGGGAATGGCTGATGAACCCAG GATCCAATCTGGGCTTGGAGATCAGCGTCCACTGTCCCTGCCACACCTTCAGGCCGAACGGGGACATCATTGACAATGAAAACGAGGTTCTGGAGGTAAAGTTCAAAG GGGTGGATGGAGACGAGGAGCCCAGCCGCCTGGATCTCGATCAACTAAAGAGGAAGAAGGATCTTTATGTTCCTCACCTCATCCTCATGATGATCCCCCCGCATCGCCTGGACGCTCAAACCACGCGTCGGCGCAAGCGAGCGCTGGACGCCAACTACTGCTTCTC AAACGCTGAGGAGAGCTGCTGCGTTCGCCGCCTTCACATCGACTTCCGGCGGGATCTGGACTGGAAGTGGATCCACGAGCCCAGCGGTTACGATGCCAACTATTGCTCCGGGCCGTGTCCCTATCTGCGGAGCTCGGACACCACGCACAGCTCG CTCCTGAGTTTGTACAACACGCTGAACCCGAGCGCGTCGGCCTCTCCCTGCTGCGTCCCTGCAGACCTGGAACCCCTGACCATCCTCTACTACTCTGGACGGACGCCTAAAGTGGAGCAGCTCTCCAACATGATCGTCAAGTCCTGCAAGTGCAGCTGA